From Amyelois transitella isolate CPQ chromosome 4, ilAmyTran1.1, whole genome shotgun sequence, one genomic window encodes:
- the LOC106136925 gene encoding peptidyl-prolyl cis-trans isomerase NIMA-interacting 4 yields MPPKKQSEKGKAGGSSKGGGGGKSGGDSKESAGKEKKGGTAVKVRHILCEKQSKCLEALEKLKAGQKFPDVAAAYSEDKARQGGDLGWMTRGSMVGPFQDAAFALPISSVTNPVYTDPPVKTKFGYHIIMVEGKK; encoded by the exons atgCCACCAAAG aaacAATCAGAAAAGGGAAAGGCAGGTGGAAGTAGTAAAGGTGGTGGAGGTGGAAAATCAGGAGGAGATTCGAAAG aatcagctggaaaagaaaaaaaaggtggGACAGCTGTCAAAGTCCGTCACATTTTGTGCGAGAAACAGTCAAAATGTTTGGAGGCGCTGGAAAAACTGAAAGCCGGACAAAAGTTTCCGGATGTAGCCGCCGCGTATAGCGAGGACAAGGCGAGGCAAGGTGGAGATCTCGGCTGGATGACCCGTGGGTCTATGGTGGGTCCATTCCAGGATGCGGCATTCGCCTTGCCCATATCGTCAGTCACGAACCCTGTTTACACAGATCCACCTGTAAAAACTAAGTTTGGTTACCATATTATAATGGTAGAAGGCAAAAAATGA